The segment ACAAAAGCGAAGCGCCATTATGCGTGTAGTTTTTCGTTATTTAACAGTGCTATCAGTGCTATTTTTTGTCGCTTTATTTGGTGGAGCTGACAAAATTGCACAGTGGATGGGTGATGCTCAGCTTGCCCCATTAATACGTACGGGCTCCTTTGTTGTATTGGTAATGCCAGCACTTGCTATTTTAAAAGGTGGCTTTCAATCGAGAGGAATTATGGAGCCGATTGCCTATGCTCAAGTACTAGAACAAGCTATTAGGGTAACCGTAATTTTAGCAGGAACCTTTATTATTATGGCTACAACTAACTCGCTTTATAGCGCAGGGAAGATGGCTATTACTGGTACTGTTATTGGTGAAATAGCTGCTTTTTTATTGCTTGCTTATTTATTTTATCGACGTTTTGGGCTACTTTATGGAAGGCAGCAACGCCAGCTTTTAGCAAGCTTACCGATTATTAAAGAAGTTACATTGTTAAGCTTAAGTGTAAGTATGAGTGGTTTATTATTACTTGGCTATCAATTAGTTGATTCGTTTACAATTTATTCATTGCTAATGGAGAACGGCATGGCTCCTACAATAGCTAAGGAAACGAAAGGAATTTATGATCGTGGTCAGCCATTAGTGCAGTTGGGTGTTGTGATTGCATCCTCATTATCACTTGCCATTGTACCTCTTGTTGCGCATTTGTCTAAAAAACAAGAGGGGCGTAGTGCGATTCCATTTATCCAGCTAACCTATAAAGCATCTATTTTATTTGGGTGGGCTTCTTCCTTAGGCTTAATGCTTGTGATGCCTTATTTGAATGAAATGTTGTTTAAAACAAATGCATTATCATTAGTATTAACAATCTATGTATTTCAAATTGTACCATTGTCGATTATCCTTACATTTACAGCTATTTTACAAGGCTACGGTAAATTAAAAAAGCCAGCCTTATTTTTACTAATAGGCTTTATCGTTAAAATTGTACTAAATCTATGGATGATTGGTTGGCTGGGTGTATTAGGTGCAGCGCTTGCCAATGATATAGGCTTATTATTAACGGCATCCATGCTTATTATCTATTTAAAGCGTTTGTCGGGCATTCAGTTAGCATCAAGTAGCTTTTATAAAAAAGTAGGAATAGCATCGTTAAGCATGGCAGTTGTTGTACTTATATGGTTACAAATTACTCCAGCTCTTGTAAGTTACTT is part of the Lysinibacillus sp. FSL K6-0232 genome and harbors:
- a CDS encoding putative polysaccharide biosynthesis protein; its protein translation is MAQRFGMKSYMKGAALLTIAALIVKVLSAIYRVPFQNLVGDEGFYIYQQVYPVISIFVVWTSSGFAVAVSKMLADNDCIVDAQEREQKRSAIMRVVFRYLTVLSVLFFVALFGGADKIAQWMGDAQLAPLIRTGSFVVLVMPALAILKGGFQSRGIMEPIAYAQVLEQAIRVTVILAGTFIIMATTNSLYSAGKMAITGTVIGEIAAFLLLAYLFYRRFGLLYGRQQRQLLASLPIIKEVTLLSLSVSMSGLLLLGYQLVDSFTIYSLLMENGMAPTIAKETKGIYDRGQPLVQLGVVIASSLSLAIVPLVAHLSKKQEGRSAIPFIQLTYKASILFGWASSLGLMLVMPYLNEMLFKTNALSLVLTIYVFQIVPLSIILTFTAILQGYGKLKKPALFLLIGFIVKIVLNLWMIGWLGVLGAALANDIGLLLTASMLIIYLKRLSGIQLASSSFYKKVGIASLSMAVVVLIWLQITPALVSYFLSSRATAVITSFTAVCLGAFVLLTIIAKKRVLVEKEWYLLPFGRRMAIYQLWLNSTLFKKHSE